Proteins encoded within one genomic window of Solea senegalensis isolate Sse05_10M linkage group LG11, IFAPA_SoseM_1, whole genome shotgun sequence:
- the olfml3a gene encoding olfactomedin-like protein 3B isoform X1 — MKLVLVLLVSTALTCTEAQYYYQGLMDYLENRLLAIEDRMQFWHEESRRYHTELKDFKKLTTETMDGLRTEHSVLFKDLEGAAVQMDRVEREMDNVETQTSPRACANKADKVVEQGVWGLEESRGEEEEEEEDWEELHSEVSDCVEIISGIRSVKILKRLGSPKGMWTRDPRSSRVYVFNGTSGDVIYQFDSVQDFSRSSGVEEGSKQIQLPFSWIGPGSAVFNSCLYYLKQEAGADMQVVKYDLLSGSVTDTAMFPVDSHATVYNLNPEIVADLAVDDEGLWLLYANSDSEPNINLAKMDPATLDIEEIWDTRCPREHAEAAFVVCGTVYVVYNTRLPSRSRVQCVFDVNDMVISEEAPLLYFPRRYGAHASLKYNPEEKQLYGWDDGYQIIYRLTMKRKLLV; from the exons ATGAAGCTGGTGTTAGTCCTCCTTGTTTCCACAGCCTTGACCTGCACGGAAGCCCAGTATTACTACCAGGGCCTGATGGATTATCTGGAGAACAGGTTATTAGCTATTGAG GACCGCATGCAGTTTTGGCATGAAGAATCTCGTCGCTACCACACAGAGCTCAAAGATTTCAAAAAGTTAACTACTGAGACCATGGATGGGCTGAGGACCGAGCACAGCGTGCTGTTCAAGGATCTGGAAGGAGCTGCAGTTCAGATGGACCGGGTGGAGCGAGAGATGGACAACGTGGAGACCCAGACTTCACCTCGGGCCTGTGCGAATAAGGCAGACAAGGTGGTGGAGCAGGGAGTCTGGGGgctggaggagagcagaggagaggaggaagaagaggaagaagactgGGAGGAGCTGCACTCCGAAGTGTCTG actGTGTTGAAATCATTTCTGGCATCAGATCAGTGAAGATTCTAAAAAGACTGGGCAGTCCCAAGGGGATGTGGACCAGAGACCCCAGGTCATCCAGAGTTTATGTCTTTAATGGGACATCGGGAGATGTTATCTATCAATTTGACTCTGTGCAGGACTTTTCACGCTCTTCAGGAGTTGAAGAGGGCAGCAAACAGATCCAGCTGCCCTTTTCATGGATTGGTCCTGGCAGTGCTGTTTTTAACAGCTGTTTGTACTACTTAAAACAGGAGGCTGGTGCAGACATGCAGGTGGTCAAATACGACCTGCTTAGCGGCTCAGTGACAGATACTGCCATGTTCCCCGTGGACAGCCATGCTACCGTTTACAACCTCAACCCTGAGATTGTTGCAGACCTTGCAGTAGATGATGAGGGCCTCTGGCTGCTGTATGCCAATAGTGACAGCGAGCCAAACATCAACCTTGCAAAAATGGACCCTGCTACCCTTGATATAGAAGAAATATGGGACACCAGGTGCCCAAGGGAACATGCAGAGGCGGCTTTTGTGGTCTGTGGCACTGTCTATGTTGTTTATAACACGCGCCTGCCCAGTCGGTCACgggttcagtgtgtgtttgatgtcaaCGACATGGTGATCAGCGAGGAGGCTCCACTGCTCTACTTCCCTAGAAGGTACGGAGCCCATGCCAGTCTGAAATACAATCCCGAGGAAAAACAGCTGTATGGCTGGGACGATGGCTACCAAATCATTTACAGATTGACCATGAAGAGGAAACTCCTGGTTTGA
- the olfml3a gene encoding olfactomedin-like protein 3B isoform X2, whose amino-acid sequence MQFWHEESRRYHTELKDFKKLTTETMDGLRTEHSVLFKDLEGAAVQMDRVEREMDNVETQTSPRACANKADKVVEQGVWGLEESRGEEEEEEEDWEELHSEVSDCVEIISGIRSVKILKRLGSPKGMWTRDPRSSRVYVFNGTSGDVIYQFDSVQDFSRSSGVEEGSKQIQLPFSWIGPGSAVFNSCLYYLKQEAGADMQVVKYDLLSGSVTDTAMFPVDSHATVYNLNPEIVADLAVDDEGLWLLYANSDSEPNINLAKMDPATLDIEEIWDTRCPREHAEAAFVVCGTVYVVYNTRLPSRSRVQCVFDVNDMVISEEAPLLYFPRRYGAHASLKYNPEEKQLYGWDDGYQIIYRLTMKRKLLV is encoded by the exons ATGCAGTTTTGGCATGAAGAATCTCGTCGCTACCACACAGAGCTCAAAGATTTCAAAAAGTTAACTACTGAGACCATGGATGGGCTGAGGACCGAGCACAGCGTGCTGTTCAAGGATCTGGAAGGAGCTGCAGTTCAGATGGACCGGGTGGAGCGAGAGATGGACAACGTGGAGACCCAGACTTCACCTCGGGCCTGTGCGAATAAGGCAGACAAGGTGGTGGAGCAGGGAGTCTGGGGgctggaggagagcagaggagaggaggaagaagaggaagaagactgGGAGGAGCTGCACTCCGAAGTGTCTG actGTGTTGAAATCATTTCTGGCATCAGATCAGTGAAGATTCTAAAAAGACTGGGCAGTCCCAAGGGGATGTGGACCAGAGACCCCAGGTCATCCAGAGTTTATGTCTTTAATGGGACATCGGGAGATGTTATCTATCAATTTGACTCTGTGCAGGACTTTTCACGCTCTTCAGGAGTTGAAGAGGGCAGCAAACAGATCCAGCTGCCCTTTTCATGGATTGGTCCTGGCAGTGCTGTTTTTAACAGCTGTTTGTACTACTTAAAACAGGAGGCTGGTGCAGACATGCAGGTGGTCAAATACGACCTGCTTAGCGGCTCAGTGACAGATACTGCCATGTTCCCCGTGGACAGCCATGCTACCGTTTACAACCTCAACCCTGAGATTGTTGCAGACCTTGCAGTAGATGATGAGGGCCTCTGGCTGCTGTATGCCAATAGTGACAGCGAGCCAAACATCAACCTTGCAAAAATGGACCCTGCTACCCTTGATATAGAAGAAATATGGGACACCAGGTGCCCAAGGGAACATGCAGAGGCGGCTTTTGTGGTCTGTGGCACTGTCTATGTTGTTTATAACACGCGCCTGCCCAGTCGGTCACgggttcagtgtgtgtttgatgtcaaCGACATGGTGATCAGCGAGGAGGCTCCACTGCTCTACTTCCCTAGAAGGTACGGAGCCCATGCCAGTCTGAAATACAATCCCGAGGAAAAACAGCTGTATGGCTGGGACGATGGCTACCAAATCATTTACAGATTGACCATGAAGAGGAAACTCCTGGTTTGA
- the syt6a gene encoding synaptotagmin-6, which produces MSSDREEYDMVCQRAVTLIVDLCLHNSTLLDQDTCEDFLFLLSSQGSIHKEKNATFGLLLGVFVVCGLALVGLLTFISWKLCWVPWRTKAHFPSPSLTPACGPEHCPLPSPLPLPSPQHTPVTMATEKVKDPVGSMGFLEAAVKISHTSPDIPTDVQLSMREHFLRRTQRMQRQTTEPASSTRHNSFKRHLPRQMQVGSLDLGNDYMVDKDEKPTSIGRIQPELYQQKTLESDDSSKNDSKNCGRINFSLKYDYENEALLVNILKAVDLPAKDLCGTSDPYVKVYLLPDRKKFQTRVHRKTLNPTFSESFQFPVPYDELPARKLHMSVFDFDRFSRHDMIGEVVLDNLFETSDLSRETNIWRDIQYATSESVDLGEIMFSLCYLPTAGRLTLTVIKCRNLKAMDITGYSDPYVKVSLICDGRRLKKKKTSIKKNTLNPTYNEAIIFDIPPDSMDHVSLHISVMDYDLVGHNEIIGVMRVGCHADGLGRDHWNEMLAYPRKPIAHWHPLLESKKSEKEWKARTASFDSQGSCPSPRPPASP; this is translated from the exons ACGCTACTTTTGGCCTCCTGCTTGGTGTGTTTGTGGTCTGTGGCCTGGCTCTGGTGGGCCTCCTTACATTCATCTCCTGGAAGCTGTGCTGGGTGCCTTGGCGGACTAAGGCCCATTTCCCCAGTCCATCCCTCACCCCAGCCTGTGGCCCAGAGCACTGCCCGCTCCCGTCGCCCCTCCCACTGCCCAGTCCCCAGCATACGCCAGTCACCATGGCGACAGAGAAGGTGAAGGACCCCGTGGGCTCGATGGGCTtcctggaggcagcagtgaagaTAAGCCATACATCTCCTGACATCCCCACTGATGTGCAGCTCTCCATGAGGGAGCACTTCCTGCGCCGCACACAACGCATGCAGAGACAAACCACTGAGCCAGCTTCCTCCACTCG GcacaattcatttaaaaggcACCTGCCCAGGCAGATGCAGGTAGGCAGTCTCGACCTGGGAAATGACTACATGGTAGACAAAGACGAAAAGCCCACCAGCATTGGTCGCATCCAGCCAGAGCTCTACCAACAGAAGACCCTGGAATCAGACGATTCATCCAAGAACGACAGCAAAAACTGTGGCAGGATTAACTTCTCTCTCAAGTACGACTACGAAAACGAGGCCCTCTTGGTCAACATCCTCAAGGCTGTAGATCTGCCCGCCAAAGACTTATGCGGCACGTCTGACCCATACGTGAAGGTCTACCTGCTGCCCGACCGCAAGAAGTTCCAGACTCGCGTCCACCGGAAGACTCTCAACCCTACATTCAGCGAGAGCTTCCAGTTTCCCGTGCCTTATGACGAGCTGCCCGCCAGGAAGCTCCACATGAGCGTCTTTGACTTTGACCGGTTTTCCCGGCACGATATGATCGGAGAGGTGGTGCTCGACAACTTGTTTGAGACGTCAGACCTCTCCAGGGAGACGAACATTTGGAGGGACATCCAATATGCCACCAGT GAAAGTGTTGACCTTGGAGAGatcatgttttcactttgcTACCTGCCAACTGCAGGTAGACTCACACTTACTGTCATCAAGTGCAGGAACCTCAAAGCCATGGACATCACCGGATACTCag ATCCTTATGTCAAAGTGTCCCTCATATGTGACGGGAGACgtttgaaaaagaagaagacaagtaTAAAAAAGAACACGCTGAATCCAACCTACAATGAGGCCATCATCTTTGACATCCCACCAGATAGTATGGATCATGTCAGCCTGCACATCTCTGTCATGGACTACGATCT GGTAGGTCATAATGAGATCATTGGTGTGATGAGGGTTGGATGCCATGCTGATGGACTTGGCAGGGATCACTGGAACGAAATGCTGGCGTATCCACGCAAGCCCATTGCACACTGGCACCCCCTGCTGGAGTCTAAGAAATCTGAGAAGGAG TGGAAGGCGAGGACAGCCAGCTTTGACAGCCAAGGCTCCTGCCCCTCACCCCGGCCCCCTGCCAGTCCCTGA